The Streptomyces durmitorensis genome contains the following window.
TCGGCGCTGGAGTGCGCGAAGTGCTGACGCGAGCCCCACCACTCCACCTGCCCGTTCTCGTCCCGTGGCAGCGTCTCGGGGTGCAGGCGGCCCAGCCACGGCGGGGGAGCGGAGGTCGGCGTCGCCAGGACGACACCGATGCCGTGCGCGTGCAGCAGATCCATCAGCCGGTCCAGCCAGCCGAAGTCCCGCTCGCCGGGCCGTGGTTCGAGCCTCGCCCAGGAGAAGACGCCGAGGGTGACGGAGTTGACCGAGGCCTCGCGCATCAGGCGTACGTCGTCGAGCCAGACCTCCTCCGGCCACTGCTCGGGGTTGTAGTCGCCGCCGAACAGGATCCGGCCGCGGGTGGTGTCGTCGAGGGAAGGCATCGGTGGGATCAGCCCTTCACTGCGCCGGTGAGCATGCCCTGCTTGAAATGCCGCTGTACGAACGGCGAGAGGACGGCGACCGGCAGGAGCGCCAGGACCATCACGGCCATCTGGATGGCGAGCGGTGACAGATGCCCCGTGTTGATCGCCTGGGCCAGACCCGTCGGCTTCTGCTGTTTGATCACCAGCTGCTGCATGACGTTCTGGAGCGGCATCATGCCCGGGTCGCTGAGGTAGATCGACGCGTTGAACCACGCGCTCCAGTACCCCACCGCGTAGAAGAGCGTGATGACCGCGATCACCGCCCGGGACAGGGGCATGACGATCCGCCACAGGATGAGCAGGTCACCGGCCCCGTCGATGCGGGCGCTCTCGATCAGCTCCTGCGCCGTGCCCATGAAGAACGCCCGCAGGACGAGGATGTTGAAGACGTTCAGGGCGCTCGGCAGGATCAGCGACAGATAGGTGTCCGTGAGGCCGAGGCCCTGCACCACCAGATAGGTGGGGATCAGTCCGGCGCCGAAGAACATCGTGGCGACGATCAGCAGCAGGATCGGGCGGTGCAGGACCGATCCCGGGCGCGAGAGGCCGTAGGCGCACAGGACGGACACCACCATGCTGAAGAGCGTGCCGACGACCGTGACGCCCACGCTGACCAGCGTGGCCCGCGCCACCTGGCCGCCGCCGAGCAGCTCCTGGTAGTGGACGAAGGTGACACCCCGGGGGATCACCACCAGACCGCCCGTCTCGGTGATCGTCTTCACCGAGGAGAGGCTGGTGACGACCACCACCCACACCGGGAAGAGGACCGCGAGGCACACCAGGGTCAGCGTCACGCCCTTGGTGGCCAGGCCGGCCCGGGTCGGGGGCTCCTCCCACACGGGGCGCAGGCCGGTGCGGCTGCCGGGCTTGATGCCGAAGTTCAAGAGGCCCTGACTCATCGCTTGTACACCCCCTGCTCGCCCATGAGGTGGGCGGCCTTGTTGGCCCCGAGCACCATCAGGAGGCCGAAGACGCCCTTGACGATGCCGATGGCGGCGCCGTAGCCGAAGTTGCCGTTGTCCAGGCCGGTGTTCCATACGTAGGTGTCCAGGACCTCGGAGGCCGTGGGGCCCACGGCGGTGCGCTGGAGCAGGATCTGCTCGAAGCCGACCGTGAGCGCGTTGCCGACCTGGAGCACGAGCAGCAGCGCCACCACCGGGCGCAGCGCGGGCAGCTGGATGTGCCACATGCGCCGCCAGCGGTTCGCGCCGTCCATCGCCGACGCCTCGTACAGGTCCGGGCTGACCGCCGCGAGTGCGGCGAGGAAGACGATGACGCCCCAGCCCGCGTCCTTCCAGACCATCTCGAAGGTGACGAGGAATTTGAACAGGCCCGGGTCGGTCATCAGGTCGAAGCCCTCGTGCCCGTGGTCCCGAAGGACCTGCGCGACAAGCCCCGCCCCGCCGAACATCTGCTGGAAGACCGTGATGACAAGGACCCAGGAGAAGAAGTGCGGCAGGTAGAGGATCGCCTGGGCGACCGCCCGCACCCGGGGCCGCACGAAGCTGTTGATGAACAGCGCGAGCGCGATCGGCAGCGGGAAGAACAGCGTCAGCTGGATCGCGAAGATCGCGAGGGTGTTCCTGACCGCCTGCCAGAACAGCCGGTCGTCGGCCATGTGCCGGAAGTGCTCGATGCCGATCCAGGGGCTCTGCGTCATCGCCTGGAACGCGTTGTCGGCGATGTAGGGGTCGTAGTCCTGGAAGGCGACCACGTTGCCGATCAGCGGTACGTAGTTGAAGACGAGCAGGAGCAGCAGCGCGGGCAGCACCATGAGGAGCAGCGCGCGGTCGCGGCGCAGCCGGTGCCGCAGCGGGACGCGGGCAGGTGCCTTCTTCGCGGGGGGCGCGGCTTCGACGGGCCCGGTGGGCGCCCGCTCGGTGGTGTCGCGCGCGTGAGTCGTGCTCTGGGCCATGTCAGGACGCCGAGTCGCCGGTCGCCCCGGTCTGATCGAGCAACTTCTTGTACCAGCCGCGCAGCTTGTCGCCGCCGCCCGACTTCCAGTCCGAAGCCGCCTGCTGCATGTCGGAGACCTTCTTGCGGCCCCGCACGACGTCCTTCTCCAGGTCCTCGAACTCGGCGTTCAGCTCGGTGTACCGGGTCGGCTCGATGATCATCATGCCGTGGAAGAGCGGCTTCTTCGTGTGCGCGCCCTGGCGCTGCTGCCACCCGACCATGCCCTCGGTGACGTCCGGCAGATCGGGGTAGGCGACGAAGGGCGCCGGGGACGCCAGGTACTCGTACGTCGAGAAGACTTCGTTGTTGCCCTTGCCGTTCTTGGTGAGGACGCCGTCCTTGAACGTGTGGTGGACGCCCTCGACGCCGTACATGCGAAGGCGCTGTTCCTTCGAACCGTAGGGAGCGGCTGTGTAGTTGGCGAGGGCGAGGATGTCGCGGACGGTCTTCTCGTCGGCCTTCTCGCTGATGAACGTCCAGATGTCGGCGGGCGGACGCGCGTACAGGGTGGGCGCGCCGCCGTCGGCGGAGAAGTAGTCGAACGCCTCCATGCGGAACTTCTTGTTGTCCACGCGCTGCACGGCCGCCTTGCCGTACCAGTCGGACAGGTCCTGGCAGTACATCCAGACCTTGCCCGCCGCGCACAGGTCGCCGATGCTGCCGGTCTCGGCCTTCGCGTCGGGGTGGACGAAGCCCGCCGAGTAGAGCTTGCGCGACCACTCCAGGGCTTCCAGGTACTCATCGGTCTCGTAGCGGTTGACGAGCTTGCCGTCGACGAGCTTCCAGTAGTACGGCTTCTCCGGGAGCACACCGAAGATGTTCCAGGCCGCCCAGCTCATGTCGCCGCACGCCCACACCTTGCTCTTGGGGGCGTTGAGCTGCTTGCACAGGTCGTAGAACTCCTGGGCGCTGGTGGGCGCTTCGAGCCCCTCCTTCTCGAAGAGGTCGGTGCGGTAGAACGGCGCGATGTTCGGCGTGGTGGCGGAGGGCATCGGCAGGCCGCGCAGCTTGCCGCCGAAGATGGAGCGCTGCCAGGCGCCGGTGGGGATCGCGGCGAGGTTCGGATACTCCTTGATCTTGTCGCCGCTCAGGTAGGGGCCGAGGTCCGCGAACTTGTTGGCGATGGCGCTCGGTATCTTGCCGGTCAGCTCCCAGCCGGGCACGACCACGGCGTCCGGGACGCCGCTGGAGGCGAGGACCGCGCCCAGCTTCTGGCCGTACGTGTCGCCCTGCTGGTTCTGCCACTTGACGCGGACGCCGGCCGCCTCGTCCATCGCCGCCCAGTAGGGATTGCCCTGCTTGGGTACGTTCCCCCAGATCGGCGCCATGACGGTGAACTCGCCGCCCCTGCCGAGCTTCTGAGGAACCGACACCTTCAGGTCGGCCGCCGGGAGGGCCTTGGTGAAGCCCGCCGCCGAGCCGTTCTTGGCGGGGATGTCCGGGCTGGCCAGGGACGACGCGGCGTACGTCGGGAGCAGGCCCTTGAGCTTCTTCCCCGTCGTGGTGCCCTCGTTCTTCGACCCGCTGCCCCCGCAGGCCGTGAGCAGTGGGGCCCCGCCTGCCACGACGAGCGCGGCCAGGCCGGAGTGGGCGAGGAAGGTTCTCCGGCTCGATCCGGGGCGTCCCGAACGGGAGCTGGTGGAGGGGGAGTTCGGCGTCATTGCGTCAACCCTTCGTGGCGCGCGCCCGGACACACGGCGGTCACCGCCGGTCGGCTTTCGAAGCGCTTCGATGTTGCTGCGAGGTTAAGTGAAGGCTTGGGCCGTAACAAGACTCGGTTCTGAATTCCTCCCAGGCGCGGGAGAGTTCCCAGAACACGCCAACTGGCCCGAGATCGTGGGTGTCTCGCGTTCCTCTCCTTGACATGAGCCCTGGACGGCACGGAGCATCGAAGCGCTTCGAAGAATGAGCACAAGAACGTGAACGAGTCAGCTCCTCCGTGCCCACCGCTCGCCAAGGGGATCCGCACGTGACCGCAAGCCCGCCGCCGCTCCGCGCCCCGGAACAGCTGCCCTTCCATGACCCCGAACTGCCCCTGGACCAGCGCGTGGACGACCTGTTGTCCCGGCTGACCACCGGCGAACGCATCGCGCTCCTGCACCAGTTCACGCCGGCCGTCGAACGGCTCGGCGTCGCCGCGTTCCGCACCGGACAAGAAGCCCTGCACGGCGTCGCCTGGATGGGCCCCGCCACCGTCTTCCCGCAGGCGGTCGGTCTCGGCGCCACCTGGAACGACGACCTCGTCCGCAGCATCGGCGAGGCCGTCGCCACCGAGGCGCGCGCCATGCGGGCGCGCGACGACCGCGTCGGCCTCAACCTCTGGGCACCGACGATGAACCTGCTCCGCCACCCGCTGTGGGGCAGGAACGAGGAGGGCTACTCGGAGGACCCCCGGCTCACCTCCGCCATCGCCGTCGCCTACACCCGTGGCCTGCGCGGCGACCACCCGGACCACTGGCGCACGGCCCCCGTGCTCAAGCACTGGCTGGCCCACAACAACGAGACGGACAGGGACACGTCCTCCGCCTCCGTGCGCCCGCGCGTCCTGCACGAGTACGACCTGCGGGCCTTCCGCGCGGCCGTCGAGGCCGGGGCCGTCGCCGGGGTCATGCCCGCGTACAACCTCGTCAACGGACGCCCCAACCACGTCTCGCCCCACCTGCGCGAGCACCTGCGCACCTGGACGGACCAGGACCTGCTCGTCTGCTCCGACGCGGGAGCGCCCAGCAATCTCGTCGACTCCGAGAAGTACTTCGACACCCACGAGGAGGCCACCGCGGCGTCGCTCCTCGCGGGCGTCGACAGCTTCACCGACCACGGCACCGACGCGAGCATCATCACGGGCCGCATCCAACGCGCGCTTGAGCCGGGCCTGTTGACCGAGGCCGACATCGACACGGCGGCACGCCGTCACCTGTCCGTCCGCTTCCGGCTCGGCGAGTTCGACCCCGGCCAGGGCCCGTACGCGGACCCGGCATCGCACGCCTTCGACACATCCGGACACCAGGCGCTCGCCCAGGAGGCAGCCGAGCAGGCCGTCGTCCTGCTGAAGAACGACGGCCTGCTCCCGCTGCCCGAAGGCACCCGCATCGCGGTCGTCGGCCTGCTCGCCGACGCGTGCAAGACCGACTGGTACAGCGGCACCCTGATCCGCCGCAGCACACCCCTGGACGGACTGCGCGAACGGTTCGGTGCCGACAGCATCACCTTCACCGAAGGCGTGGACCGGGTGCGCCTGAAGTGCGCGGCCGGATGGCTCCGGGTGCCGGACTCCGACCAGACCGTGCCGCCCCAGGGGCCGGAGATCGCCCTGGACCCGGCCCTGCTCACCGGCCGCACCGACCTGGCCCCCCTGACCTGCGGCCCCGAGCCGACCGAGTTCGCCCTCGTCGACTGGGGATGCGGCACATGGACGCTGCGCGCCCCCGACGGCCGCTACCTCTCGGTCGCCGACGACGGCTTCGTGCGCGCGTCCGCTGACCAGCCCGGCGGCTGGGTCGTACAGGAGACGTTCGCGCTGGTCGGCCACGGGGACGGGTACCTCATCGAGCACACAGGGACGGGTGGGTACGTCTCTGTCGCCGCCGACGGCGTGAAGGTTGCCGACGAGCCGCAGGTCTTCACCCTCGAATTCCTGGAGCGCGGCGACGAGGCCGTGGCGCGTGCCGCTGCGCAGGCCGACGCCGTGATCGTCGTCGCCGGGAACGACCCCCACATCAACGGCCGCGAGACCGAGGACCGCACGACACTCGACCTGCCACCCCACCAGGACCGGCTCTGGCGCGCCGCCCGAGCGGCCAACCCCCGCACCGCGCTCGCCCTGGTCTCCGCCTATCCGTACGCGGTCGCCGACGCCCACGCCCAGCTGCCCGCGCTGCTGTGGACCGCGCACGGCGGACAGGCCGCGGGCACCGCGCTCGCCCGGGTCGTCGCGGGCGACGTCTCCCCGGCAGGACGCCTCCCGCAGACCTGGTACGCCGCCGACACCGACCTGCCCGACCTGCTCGACTACGACGTCATCGGCTCCCGGCAGACCTACCTCTACTTCGACGGCACCCCGCTCTACCCCTTCGGGCACGGCCTCGGCTACTCCTCCTTCGCGTACGAGGACCTGGTGACCGCGCGCGAAGGGGACCTGATCCGGGTCGCGTTCACCGTCACCAACACCGGCCCCCGCGCCGCGGACGAGGTGGCCCAGCTCTACACCCGGGCACCCCGGGACCCCGCGGCGGCCCTCGCCCTGCCGCACCGGCAACTCATGGCGCACCGCCGCATCCACCTCGCGCCCGGGGCCGCGCGCCGCCTGGAGTTCCAACTGCCGCTCTCCGAGCTGGCGTTCTGGGACGTGCGCCACGACCGGTGGGCCGTGGCGCCCGGTGCGTACGAGATGCTTGCCGGAGCCTCCAGCGCCGACATCCGCATCGCCGCGACCGTCGACGTCGACGCCGCCCCGATCGCCGCCAGGCCGGTGCGGGAGGCAGGACTCGCGGCGGCGGGCTACGACGAACAGGACGCCACCGAGATCGTCGACCGCACCAGGACGGCCGGCGATGCCGTGCGCGCGGTGGACGGCGGCACGGGTGAACTGCTCTTCCGGGACTGCGACTTCGGAGACGGCGTGTGCGCGGTCTCGGTCGAGGCTTCGGGGGAGGGAGCCGTCGACCTCATCTCGGGCAGCACCGCCACCACCGTCACCGTCCCGGCGACCGGCGGCGCGTACGACTACCGCCTGCGCACCTCCGGCTTCACCGCCGCCGGAGTGCGCGATCTGCGCGTGCGGCTGCGCGGCCCCCTGCGGCTCGCACGGCTCGCCTTCACCGCCACCGCACAGCCGAGGGAGACCGCATGAAGTTCACCGACGGCTTCTGGCTGATGCGTGACGGGGTGCGCGCCTCGTACGCGACCGATGTGCGCGACGTGCGGGAGGGCGAGGGGCGGTTCACGGCGTACGCCGCCGTCCACCGGGTCCGTGAACGCGGCGACACCCTCAACACCCCGCTCGTCACCGTCGAATGCTTCTCGCCCGCCGACGGCGTGATCGGCGTCCGGGCGACCCACCACGCCGGAAAGGCCGCGCACGGACCGGACTTCCGCCTGTACGAGACCGAGGGCGCGGGAATCCTCAAGCGTGAGGGCACCGTCATCGAGCTCGCCAGCGGCCCGCTCACCGTGCGCCTGGACACCAGCAAGCCCTGGGGCCTCCAATTCCTCGACGCCGACGACAAGCTGCTGACAGCGGTCGAGCGCAGAGGCACCGGCTTCGCCACCGCGCCCGACGGAAGCCACCACATGATCGGCCAACTCGCCCTGGGAGTGGGCGAGTACATCTACGGCCTCGGCGAGCGCTTCACCCCGTACGTCAAGAACGGCCAGAACGTCGACATCTGGCAGGCCGACGGCGGCACCAGCAGCGAGCAGGCCTACAAGAACATCCCCTTCCACCTCTCCTCGCGCGGCTACGGCGTCTTCGTCAACCACCCCGGCAAGGTCTCCTACGAGATCGGCTCCGAATCCGTCGGCCAGGTCCAGTTCAGCGTCGAGGACCAGTCGATCGAGTACTACGTCATCGCGGGACCCACGCCCAAGGACGTCCTGCGCCGCTACACCGCGCTGACCGGCCGCCCCGCGCTGCCCCCCGCCTGGTCGTTCGGCCTGTGGCTGACGACCTCCTTCTGCACGCCCTACGACGAGGAGACCGTCACCGCCTTCGTCGACGGCATGGCCGAGCGCGACATCCCGCTCGGCGTCTTCCACTTCGACTGCTTCTGGATGCGCGAGTACCAGTGGACCGACTTCCGCTGGGACCCCGAGGTCTTCCCCGACCCGGAGGGCATGCTGCGCAGGCTCCGCGAGCGCGGCCTGAAGGTCAGCGTGTGGATCAACCCGTACATCGCGCAGAAGTCCGCACTCTTCGCCGGGGCCGCCGCCGAGGGGTATCTCGTCCGGCGGCCGAACGGCGACATCTGGCAGTGGGACCTCTGGCAGCCGGGCATGGCGCTCGTGGACTTCACGAACCCGGCCGCCCGCGAGTGGTACGCGGGCCTGCTGCGCAACCTGCTCGACCAGGGAGTCGACTGCTTCAAGACCGACTTCGGCGAACGCGTCCCCACCGACGTCCTGTGGCACGACGGCTCGGACCCCGAGCGCATGCACAACTACTACGCGCAGCTCTACAACAGCACGGTCTTCGAACTCCTGGAGAAGGAACGCGGCCCCGGACAGGCGGTCGTCTTCGCCCGGTCGGCGACGGCGGGCGGCCAGCAGTTCCCGGTGCACTGGGGCGGCGACTGCTTCGCCTCGCTCGGTGCCATGGCCGAGTCGCTGCGCGGCGGCCTCTCCCTGTCGCTCTCCGGCTTCGGCTTCTGGAGCCACGACATCGGCGGCTTCGAAGGCACCCCGGACCCCGCGGTCTTCAAACGCTGGCTCGCCTTCGGCCTGCTCTCCTCGCACAGCCGCCTGCACGGCAACGTCTCCTACCGGGTGCCGTGGGCGTTCGGCGACGAAGCGGTCGACGTGGCACGGAAGTTCACGCGGCTCAAGCACCGCCTCATGCCGTACCTGTACGGCGTGGCCGTCGAGGCCCACCGCACGGGCGTCCCCGTCATGCGCCCCATGTTCCTGGAGTTCCCCGACGACCCCGCCTGCCGCACCCTGGACCGGCAGTACATGCTCGGCCCCGACCTCCTGGTCGCCCCCGTCCTCACCGCGGAGGGGGACGTCGAGTTCTACGTGCCCGAAGGCACCTGGACCCACCTGCTGACCGGGGAGAGCGTCACAGGCCCCGCATGGCGGCACGAGACCCACGGCTTCGACAGCCTGCCCCTGTACGTCCGGCCCGGCGCGCTGCTCCCGCTGGGCGCCGACGACCAGCGCGCCGACGGCGACTGGCTCCAGGACCTCACCCTCCTGGTCGCCCCGGACACGGAGGACGGCACCGAGATCACCGTGCCCGACCTGGAGGGCAGGCCCGCGGCCGTCTTCCGAGCGGAACGGGACGGCGCTGGGGTCCGCGTCACGGCCGAGGGGAGCGCACGCGCCTTCACGGTGCGCACGGTGGCGGATTGGGCGGACCCGGGCGGCAACCCTTCGCCGGGCGGCGGCGACAAGGACATGCAAGCCGTCCACCACCGAAGGAATGATCCGGGAACATGACCCCACGAGCGACCAAGCGCGTCCGTCACCGCCGAGGTCTCACCAAGCGCCGTGCCGTCGTCGGCGGCATCGCCGCGCTCGGCATGACCGGCGCCGCCCTCGTCACCAGCACCATGATGTCGAGCGCGGGAGCGGCGACCGCGTGGCCCGAGGCCAAGGGCCAGAAGCCGACGTCCAAGACCATCGAGGTCTCCGGCACCTACGACGGTGGCCTCAAGCGCCACTACGGCACCGGCGACCTGGGCGGCGACGGCCAGGACGAGGGCCAGGACCCGCTCTTCAAGCTGAAGGACGGCGCGGTCCTGAAGAACGTCATCCTCGGCTCCCCGGCCGCGGACGGCGTGCACTGCTCGGGCAGCTGCACCCTCCAGAACGTGTGGTGGGAGGACGTCGGCGAGGACGCGGCCACGTTCAAGGGCACATCGGCGAACTCGACGTACACCGTCTACGGCGGTGGCGCGAAGAAGGCCGACGACAAGGTCTTCCAGTTCAACGGCGCGGGCAAGCTGGTCGTGACCAAGTTCCAGGTCTCCGACTTCGGCAAGCTGGTGCGGGCCTGCGGCAACTGCTCCAAGCAGTACCAGCGCAACATCATCGTGAACGACGTCGACATCACCGCCCCCGGCAAGTCGATCGTCGGCATCAACACCAACTACGGCGACACGGCCGCGCTGCGCAACATCCGCATCCACGGCGACGGCAACAAGAAGATCGCCACCTGCGACCGCTTCACCGGCAACAACACCGGTGCCGAGCCGCCCAAGACGGGCACGGGCCCCGACGGCAAGTACTGCAAGTTCACCGCTTCGGACATCAGCTACAAGTAGCGGAAACGGCGATGCGGCACGGCCACCCTCGGCCGTGCCGCATCGCTGTGTCAGGTGCTGCCCGGTGCTCAGGTGCCGAGCAGCCGGTCGTACTCCGCCTGGGTCACCGGCAGGACCGTGCCGTGCCGGGCACCCGCCGGCAGGGCGGCGTCCTTCGTCTCGGTCCAGGTGCCCGAGGCGAGGTCCGTCGTCTCGAAGAGGACATAGCCGCGCCCGCCGAACTCGTCGATGAGCATGTACCACTTGTCCCCGGAGTTGGACTTGAACACCGCGGGCCCCTCGCCCCGGTCGATCACGCCCTTCCCGATGCAGTCGGCCACGAAGTCGTACGACGTGTCCGTCAGGCTCCTCGACCTCTCCGAGGTGATGAACTTCGAGCAGGGGGTGCCCGACGCAGGGTCCCGCTCGTCCTTGGTGTAGCGGTAGTAGTTCCCGCCGTCCTTGACCACCGTGGAGTCGATCACCGAATAGCCCGGGTCGTTCCAGACCTTGGCCTTGCTGAAGGTACGGAAGTCCTTCGTGGTCGCGTACAGCATCTTGTTGTACGTCGATCCGGTGTGGTCCGGATCGTCGGCGCCGTAGATCTTGGACGCCCAGAAGACGACGTACGTCTTGAGCCTTTCGTCGTAATACGCCTCCGGGGCCCAGGTGTTGCCCGCCGTGTCCGGGGCGACCTTCACCAGGCGCTGGTCGGTCCAGTGGGTCAGGTCCGTGGACTCCCACACCATGATCGACTTGCTGCCGGTGCGCTGGACCTGGTCCCAGCTGCCACCGCTGCCGCCGTACATCCGCAGGTCGGTGGCGATCTGATAGAACTTGTCGCCCTTCGGCGAGCGGATGATGAACGGGTCGCGCAGCCCCTTGGTGCCGAGCTGCGAGGTCAGCACGGGCTTGCCGCCGTTCAACTCCCGGTAACGCGTGGGGTCGTTGCCGTCGCTGAGCGCCATGCGGATCTGCTCGCCGTCCGCGGTGCCCTCACCGGTGAAGTAGCTGAAGAGGTAGCCCGCGTACTTCTGCTTGGCATGGGTGGGTTCTGCGTGCGCGGGAGTTGCGAGCAGACCGACCATCAGGGCAAGGAGCGGGATCAGAATTCTGGTGCGCACGGCTCAGCGCGCCGAGAAGCTGTGGACCGTGCTGGACCGGTAGGTCTGCCCGGGCCGCAGCACCGTCGAGGGGAACTTCGGCTGGTTGGGGGAGTCCGGGAAGTGCTGGGTCTCCAGGCACAGACCGTCGCCCTGCCGGTAGGTGCGCCCCGAAGGCCCGGTGAGGGTGCCGTCGAGGAAGTTCCCGGAGTAGAACTGCACGCCCGGCTCGGTCGTGGCGATCTTCATGGAGCGTCCCGACTCCGGGTCGCGCAGCGTCGCGAAGGGCTCGGGGCGCTGTGTGATGCCCTTGTCCAGGACCCAGTTGTGGTCGAAGCCCTTGGCGGTCACCAGTTGCGGGTGGGAGACACGGATGTCTTCGCCCACCGTCTTCGCCCGCCGGAAGTCGAAGGGCGTGCCCGCCACCTTCGCCAGCTCACCGGTCGGGATGAGACCGGCGTCCGTCGGAGTGAACCGGGCGGCGGCCAGGGCCAGTTCGTGGTCCAGGATGTCGCCGCTGCCCTCGCCCGCGAAGTTGTAGTACGTGTGGTTCGTCAGATTCACCACGGTCGCCTTGTCCGTGGTCGCCGCGTAGTCGATGCGCCAGTCGCCGCGCGCGGTGAGCGTGTACGTCACCTTCACGCGCAGCGTCCCGGGGTAGCCCATCTCGCCGTCGACGCTCACATACCGCAGGACGAGGCCCACGCCGGTGGAGTCGGCGAACGGCTCCACGTCCCACACCCGCGTGTTGAAGCCCTTGGCCCCGCCGTGCAGGCTGTTGTCGCCGTCGTTCACGGAGAGCTGGTGGGTCTTGCCGTCCAGGGTGAAGCGGCCCTTGGCGATGCGGTTGCCGTAGCGGCCGATCAGCGCGCCGAAGAAGGTGGTTCCGGCGACGTACGCCTCGATGGTGTCGTAGCCCAGGGAGACGTTGGTGTACCGGCCGTGCCGGTCCGGGAGTTCGAGGGACTGCACGATGCCGCCGTACGAGAGCACCTTCATGCGGGTGCCGCCGTTGGCGAGGGACCAGCGGTACACCTTGGTCCCGTCGGCCAGCTTCCCGAAGAGCTCCTTGGTGGGCGTGCGGCCCGCCGAGGCGTGCGAGGTGCCCGCGACGGCGGCGGTGAGGCCGGCGGCGGCGGCCGAGGCCAGGACGGTGCGTCTGCTCGTTTCCATGTGCGACTCCAGACAGCGAAGTTGGGGGTGAGGACTAGCGGCCGACTTTCCGCTTGTTCCAGACGTCGAAGCCGACCGCGGCAAGCAGCACCAGGCCCTTGATGACCTGCTGGTAGTCGGTGCCGATGTTGACCAGGGACATGCCGTTGTTGAGGACGCCGAGCACCAGGCCGCCGATCACGGCGCCCATCACCGTGCCGACGCCGCCGCTCATCGACGCGCCGCCGATGAACGCGGCCGCGATCGCCTCCAGTTCGAAGTTCAGTCCCGCCTGCGGGGTGCCCGCGTTCAGGCGCGCCGCGTACACACAGCCCGCGAGCGCGGCGAGCACGCCCATGTTGACGAAGATCAGGAAGGTGACGCGCTTGTCCTTGACGCCGGACAGCTTCGCCGCGGCCTTGTTGCCGCCGAGCGCGTACACGTGGCGGCCGACGACCGCGTTGCGCATCACATAGCCGAGGGTGATCAGCAGGCCGCACATGATGAGCAGTACGACGGGAACGCCGTGGAAGCTGGCGAGGGTCAGCGTGAAGGCGACGACGGCGGCGGTGATCGCGACCAGCTTGGCCACCCACAGGCTCGTCGGCGTCACGTCGAGGTCGTAGGCCAACTGCTGCTTGCGGCTGCGCCACTCACGGAAGAGCAGGAACGCGACCGTCACCGTGCCGAGCAGCAGCGTCGGGTTGTGGTATTGCGTGTACGGGCCCATCTCGGGGATGAACCCCTTGGCGATGTTCTGGAAGCCCTCGGGGAACGGAGACAGCGACTGGCCCTCGAGGACGATCTGCGTGAGACCGCGGAAGAGCAGCATGCCGGCCAGGGTCACGATGAACGACGGGATGCCGACGTACGCGATGAAGAAGCCCTGCCACGCACCGGCGACCGCGCCGATGAGGAGCGACAGGACGAGCGCGAGTACCCAGGGCATGTCGTGCTTGACCATCATCACCGCCGACATGGCGCCCACGAAGGCGACAAGGGAGCCGACGGACAGGTCGATGTGCCCGGCGATGATGACGATCATCATGCCGATGGCCAGGATGAGGATGTAGCCGTTCTGCTGGATCAGGTTGGAGACGTTGTTCGGCAGGAGCAGTGTGCCGTCGGTCCAGATCTGGAACAGGATGACGATGAAGGCCAGGGCGACGAGCATGCCGTACTGGCGCATGTTGGAGCGCACGCTCCGCAGCAGCAGTGCCCCGGCCGATTCCTTGGCGGGCGGCGTGGACGAGGTGTCACGTGGC
Protein-coding sequences here:
- a CDS encoding glycoside hydrolase family 3 protein encodes the protein MTASPPPLRAPEQLPFHDPELPLDQRVDDLLSRLTTGERIALLHQFTPAVERLGVAAFRTGQEALHGVAWMGPATVFPQAVGLGATWNDDLVRSIGEAVATEARAMRARDDRVGLNLWAPTMNLLRHPLWGRNEEGYSEDPRLTSAIAVAYTRGLRGDHPDHWRTAPVLKHWLAHNNETDRDTSSASVRPRVLHEYDLRAFRAAVEAGAVAGVMPAYNLVNGRPNHVSPHLREHLRTWTDQDLLVCSDAGAPSNLVDSEKYFDTHEEATAASLLAGVDSFTDHGTDASIITGRIQRALEPGLLTEADIDTAARRHLSVRFRLGEFDPGQGPYADPASHAFDTSGHQALAQEAAEQAVVLLKNDGLLPLPEGTRIAVVGLLADACKTDWYSGTLIRRSTPLDGLRERFGADSITFTEGVDRVRLKCAAGWLRVPDSDQTVPPQGPEIALDPALLTGRTDLAPLTCGPEPTEFALVDWGCGTWTLRAPDGRYLSVADDGFVRASADQPGGWVVQETFALVGHGDGYLIEHTGTGGYVSVAADGVKVADEPQVFTLEFLERGDEAVARAAAQADAVIVVAGNDPHINGRETEDRTTLDLPPHQDRLWRAARAANPRTALALVSAYPYAVADAHAQLPALLWTAHGGQAAGTALARVVAGDVSPAGRLPQTWYAADTDLPDLLDYDVIGSRQTYLYFDGTPLYPFGHGLGYSSFAYEDLVTAREGDLIRVAFTVTNTGPRAADEVAQLYTRAPRDPAAALALPHRQLMAHRRIHLAPGAARRLEFQLPLSELAFWDVRHDRWAVAPGAYEMLAGASSADIRIAATVDVDAAPIAARPVREAGLAAAGYDEQDATEIVDRTRTAGDAVRAVDGGTGELLFRDCDFGDGVCAVSVEASGEGAVDLISGSTATTVTVPATGGAYDYRLRTSGFTAAGVRDLRVRLRGPLRLARLAFTATAQPRETA
- the yicI gene encoding alpha-xylosidase — translated: MKFTDGFWLMRDGVRASYATDVRDVREGEGRFTAYAAVHRVRERGDTLNTPLVTVECFSPADGVIGVRATHHAGKAAHGPDFRLYETEGAGILKREGTVIELASGPLTVRLDTSKPWGLQFLDADDKLLTAVERRGTGFATAPDGSHHMIGQLALGVGEYIYGLGERFTPYVKNGQNVDIWQADGGTSSEQAYKNIPFHLSSRGYGVFVNHPGKVSYEIGSESVGQVQFSVEDQSIEYYVIAGPTPKDVLRRYTALTGRPALPPAWSFGLWLTTSFCTPYDEETVTAFVDGMAERDIPLGVFHFDCFWMREYQWTDFRWDPEVFPDPEGMLRRLRERGLKVSVWINPYIAQKSALFAGAAAEGYLVRRPNGDIWQWDLWQPGMALVDFTNPAAREWYAGLLRNLLDQGVDCFKTDFGERVPTDVLWHDGSDPERMHNYYAQLYNSTVFELLEKERGPGQAVVFARSATAGGQQFPVHWGGDCFASLGAMAESLRGGLSLSLSGFGFWSHDIGGFEGTPDPAVFKRWLAFGLLSSHSRLHGNVSYRVPWAFGDEAVDVARKFTRLKHRLMPYLYGVAVEAHRTGVPVMRPMFLEFPDDPACRTLDRQYMLGPDLLVAPVLTAEGDVEFYVPEGTWTHLLTGESVTGPAWRHETHGFDSLPLYVRPGALLPLGADDQRADGDWLQDLTLLVAPDTEDGTEITVPDLEGRPAAVFRAERDGAGVRVTAEGSARAFTVRTVADWADPGGNPSPGGGDKDMQAVHHRRNDPGT
- a CDS encoding pectate lyase, with translation MTPRATKRVRHRRGLTKRRAVVGGIAALGMTGAALVTSTMMSSAGAATAWPEAKGQKPTSKTIEVSGTYDGGLKRHYGTGDLGGDGQDEGQDPLFKLKDGAVLKNVILGSPAADGVHCSGSCTLQNVWWEDVGEDAATFKGTSANSTYTVYGGGAKKADDKVFQFNGAGKLVVTKFQVSDFGKLVRACGNCSKQYQRNIIVNDVDITAPGKSIVGINTNYGDTAALRNIRIHGDGNKKIATCDRFTGNNTGAEPPKTGTGPDGKYCKFTASDISYK